The Amblyomma americanum isolate KBUSLIRL-KWMA chromosome 11, ASM5285725v1, whole genome shotgun sequence genome includes the window caggtgagcgtccatacaagtgtgaccactgtgaaaGCAGCTTTGCTCTCAAGAGCATCCTGATAGgccaccttcgtacccacacgggcgagcgtccatacaggtgtgaccactgtgacagcagttTTTCTCGAAAGGGCCACCTGGAGGAACACCTTCGCACCCATACTGGTGAGCGTCCATATAAATGTGACCGCTGtaacagcagctttgctcaaaagtcCAGCCTggtgcaacaccttcgtacccacacgggtgagcgtccatacaactgtgaccactgtgggaacagctttgctcaaaaggatACATTGGTGGTACACCTTCGAACCCACACGGGTGAGAGACCATTCCAGtgccagctctgccccatggcCTTTAAAAAGAGTACAGCCCTTGCTAAGCATGTGCGAGCCCATAAGAGTGAAAGACCTTATCAGTGTCAGTTCTGCACAATGACGTTTAAAGAAAAAGAGCATTTGAAACGCCATGAAAATAACAAACACACTTCAAAAACCACAGTTCCTCAAAGTTTTGATAGCTTTTCCCAGCATTAGATGTTAAAACCATTTCTAGCGAACTTGTCTCACTTTTTAATTTACCTTCTTGAGAAAAAATGGCAAGATTACATGCCTTCAAAGTACATCCACACAGGGCAAACCTTAGGTTGCGTTCACTCCTCCATAAGAAACCTGAACATACCAAGCTGGTACTCTCATGAGTGAGACTGAAATCGTGCCATGTGCGGATATGATCATGTCGTCATTTTATTAGTTTCAGCGCATTGAATGATGTGCATGAATTGTGGCTGCAGTGTTTGGCACTAGCTAGCAAATTGACTTACTTACGTCAAAGCAGTTCTGCGTTCTTTTGCGAATGTAATGCCACCAGAGAAGCATGCTGTTTCATTTTTCCATCCATGCTTGTGTTGTGGCTGTATTATTGGGACTCAAGAGCAAAGAAACCAAGCTTAGCTGCTGGATGATAAACATTGCTCGCTTTTGTTTGCAGGTTTCTAGAGTTTTTTCTTGATTTAAGTTTTAAAAAAATCGAGCCTTTATTGCACTCGACTCCTGTGCATTATCTGGTGTTGAATAATCTGCTATCGTTGCATGTGGTGTATTTTTATTACAATTTGCTTTGTCAGTCTTGACAAACATGCTTTATAGATTTGGAGGGAAACAATCACCTCACTGTCTCAACAGCAGTTGTTTTCATTACATTTTACAGTGGCAGTTTTGGGGTATTTAAGGATTTCTATATCAAGCCACTGTATATAAGCTTTCTTTACGGAAGCTGAAGTGAACGTGGTTTTGTGACTATTTCTCAAGGTGCCATTGACATAAAAAGTTATTTCATTTGATAAACAACTTGTGGAATTGCATTTTTTAAAAACCAGTGAGGTTCAAGAAAAATCTACTCCATCTTTAGATTCAGCTATGTGTTGTGAGAATTAATACTTTGAAAACAAATGCGCCAACCAGAAAGAAGGTCTTATTTGACGTTTCTGCTCCCAGCACAGGGTCCTTGTTAACAGCGAAGATTCATTCTACTGGTTGACGTCTCTTTGTTTTCAGATGAACCCCACGTGTAGCCAGTATTCTATTGCGCTCTCAGATTTGCGGTTCAATATTATCTTTTTTTTCATGATGTTGATTAGGTCACAAATGGTTTACTTGCTGCTTGGGAGTGGTTTATCAGTTGTAATTGTGTGCTGTAACAGTTTCCGGGATTTGTAATCAAATCAATAAAATTTTTCTCATCCATGCAAAGTACAAGGATATAGTGCCCACAAAAAGCTGAAGCTGTCGGCAGCTTTGCTCTCAACAGCACCTTGATGCACCATCTTCGTACCCACATGGGTGAGCATCCACACAAGTGTGAGCACTGCAGCGAGGTGACTGCTTTTACACATGGTGGCAGCGCAAGCACAGCGCGGACAAGGCATAGACATATGCCGAATAACAACTGGTCGCTCTATTTATAGTGTTTTTAAATTCATGGGCTGAAAGTAATGGCACTAGAATACAGAGATAAactaaaaacagataaaaatCATTAATTCAGCCATTCTTAGATGGAGCACATATGTTGCAAAGAGCGACGGACCAAAGaactaaaagaaaacaaaaccaggCACTCCTGCGCTTATTGATGGGATATGAAGGCAAGCATTTCCTTTATGGATCCAGAACACTTTGGATTATTTGTGTGCGCACGTCTGCACGTTCGTCGTCTTTGTCTTCACAAGGAATATTTCAGTTTTCTAAAACAGAAATGCAGATTGGGCAGGTTGGTTCATCACTATTTGAGATGGCTGCACTGTGTGAACAGCAGAGCTTTTAAACCTGttttaattatatatatatatatatatatatatatatatatatatatatatatatatatatatatatatatctatggggtttaacgttacaaagcgactcaggctatgagggatgctatagtggaggactccggaaatttcgtctgCCTGGGGTTCTGTGTACTAACATttcacagtacacaggcctttagaacttcgcctccatgaAATTTGACTATGTtggctggaatcgaacccgcgtcttatgggtcagcagctgagcgccataaccactgagccactacggcggccatatatatacatatatagttATGAATACTATTATCCCAGCAGTTCTATAAAAATATCGGTCTcttgttttctctcttttctttcatcTCCTCACAAATGAGAGGTGTTTATTGAAAATCCTCTTCACTTTCTTTTCCTGAGGAAAGTGAGTCTTTCTACCACAACCTCATGTGACATGCAAGGAACAAGCAATAAACTGATGGAGAATTCCAGTGAAATATCCCGtacacattgcatgcagaaggttAAAATCGTACACCTCCATGGGGTGGCAGCAATATTTAGGTGGTGTTGCTAGTTTAGTTTGGCATCCACATGTTCTTGATGGTTGAAAAAGAGTAATATTGTAGTAATTAGAGACACCTGCATGAAAAGGATGTTATCTGATGGAATGGTACTCAGCTGTACATAAAAATCTATCGAGCAATAAATGCCGGCTTTACACTACTAAGCACAAATTTGTATGCCTATTCAATAACCAGTTAGGGGTGGTATAATATTGTAGAAAATAAATTAAGAAGCGcataggattgggcaagttggtcagacatgctaaagggaagaatggcgcagcatcaagtaacgaggacagcaggagtGGACACGTGTGTGGGGCGTGTTGCCTTGTATAAATTGGGCgtagtggcagccaaacaatgTTTATAAAGTTggcgtttttgtgtgtgtgtactctCTCATTGTCCTCATTACTTGATGCTACATCATTCTGCCCTTTAGCTTTCCAAAAATAGTCATGCAAAATTCATTGAGAGCATGccaaaaagaaaagtgaaatctcaatgagatctTGACCGCTGTTGAAGACCACATGGCTTCACAAATATAGCACGAAAGCTAAATCGTGAAAGCTATAGGTTAAAGGATACAGTTGCCATAATTAATCAAGATAACATTTAATTAACTCGTGTCTCACAACATCGTCGATACAAGCATGCACTTTTTGCATGGAAGATATGTAAGCTGATTCCTAATAACTACATATAACCTAATACTCTGTGTTGCTGGACAGCAGTCGAGAGCTACAAATGTTCGTTTTGCTCTCAATTGACATCATATCCTTTGTGTTAATTTCTGCTCAATGTAGGAAGAACACAATATTCCAAACGGTCATGGTATCAGGCTTGGATTGCATGTTTCCAAATTGGTACAGCGCACGTAAAGTGCAAAATTGTAAAATCTTTGCCCCCACATCCCCTGGATTTCCCCCGCCCTGCGTCTTCCTCCTCACTTTCCTATTGCTGACCTCTTCAAAGAGAATGGGGAGCAGGTTTTTCTGCCCACCCATTGGCTGCTGGGCACCAGAATGCCCCTTGACGTGGTCACCGTGTCACCGTGAGGTGCAaaaacttgttttgtttggtttttagtTTCACCGTATCAAGATTAGCCTGCATCATGCAGTGTCCGCTGGCACACGCCCACACTGCGTGATGTGGTGCTGCTGCGTATTTCAATGTTAAAGCTGGCTGGAAAAAAGATTAACTTATAATTTTGCATTCCTCGAGGGAAACTCGATGAGCTGCTTATGAAACAATGGCTGATCAACATAGCAAAG containing:
- the LOC144110602 gene encoding uncharacterized protein LOC144110602, which encodes MSQQLHQSPHCSRSFTKKNSQEQHLLTQSDDRPSKCNRYASSFAQKVTLMDHPHTNTGGRPYKCDHCDSTFTLKSTLRIHLRTHTGERPYKCDHCGSSFANTGTLVHHFRTHTGERPYNCDHCDSSFSRKGHLEEHLRTHTGERPYKCDHCESSFTQRSKLNRHLHTHTGERPYKCDHCESSFALKSILIGHLRTHTGERPYRCDHCDSSFSRKGHLEEHLRTHTGERPYKCDRCNSSFAQKSSLVQHLRTHTGERPYNCDHCGNSFAQKDTLVVHLRTHTGERPFQCQLCPMAFKKSTALAKHVRAHKSERPYQCQFCTMTFKEKEHLKRHENNKHTSKTTVPQSFDSFSQH